The following proteins are encoded in a genomic region of Arachis ipaensis cultivar K30076 chromosome B02, Araip1.1, whole genome shotgun sequence:
- the LOC107625643 gene encoding class I heat shock protein, producing the protein MSLIPSLLSNRSTLLDPFSSDIWAPFGSNNEVSSFTNARVDWKETPEAHVFKADLPGLKKEEVKVEVEEGRVLQISGERRVEKEEKKEDEKWHRVERGRGKFLRKFWLPENAKVDEVKASMENGVLTVTVPKLPEKKPEVKTIEISG; encoded by the coding sequence ATGTCTCTGATTCCTTCATTGCTAAGCAACAGGAGCACCTTGCTGGACCCATTCTCCTCAGACATATGGGCACCATTCGGCTCCAACAACGAGGTTTCGAGCTTCACAAACGCACGTGTGGATTGGAAGGAGACGCCGGAAGCGCACGTGTTCAAAGCGGACTTGCCGGGGCTGAAGAAAGAAGAAGTGAAAGTAGAAGTGGAAGAAGGGCGCGTGCTGCAGATAAGCGGGGAGAGGCGCgtggagaaggaggagaagaaggaggatGAGAAATGGCATAGAGTGGAGAGGGGACGTGGAAAGTTCTTGAGGAAGTTCTGGCTTCCGGAGAATGCAAAGGTTGATGAGGTTAAGGCTTCAATGGAGAATGGTGTGCTCACTGTTACGGTTCCTAAGTTGCCGGAGAAGAAGCCTGAGGTCAAAACCATTGAGATCTCTGGCTGA
- the LOC107625644 gene encoding small nuclear ribonucleoprotein SmD3b, translating to MSRSLGIPVKLLHEASGHVVTVELKSGELYRGSMIECEDNWNCQLESITYTAKDGRTSQLEHVFIRGSKVRFMVIPDMLKNAPMFKRLDARIKGKGASLGVGRGRAVAMRAKAQAAGRGAAPGRGVPPVRR from the exons atgagtaGAAGCTTGGGAATTCCAGTGAAGCTTCTTCACGAGGCTTCGGGTCACGTTGTCACCGTTGAGCTCAAAAGCGGAGAACTCTACCGTGGCAGCATGATTGAGTGTGAGGACAACTGGAACTGCCAACTCGAGAGTATCACTTACACTGCGAAG GATGGAAGGACATCGCAACTTGAGCATGTGTTTATTCGAGGAAGCAAAGTTAG GTTTATGGTCATACCAGACATGCTTAAAAATGCTCCTATGTTTAAGCGCTTGGATGCAAGAATTAAG GGCAAGGGTGCATCTCTGGGTGTTGGTAGAGGCCGAGCAGTTGCAATGCGAGCAAAG GCTCAGGCTGCTGGCCGTGGAGCTGCACCTGGAAGGGGTGTACCACCTGTCCGCAGGTGA